In the genome of Osmerus mordax isolate fOsmMor3 chromosome 10, fOsmMor3.pri, whole genome shotgun sequence, the window ATTATATAGTTTGAGACCTTTTCATACTGTGTGTTCAAGAATTTGTAAAGATTTTCTGGGATATGGTTCAGGCCTAAACGGAATTAATCATCTCAGTTGTTGATGCATGTACTATTTGGTAGGCTAGAGCTGTTTGGTTAGTCTTAATTCCTTAACCTTCGTCCATTGTTATAATATCAGCTAAATACGCACAACACATTTAAAACTCAATAGTGCAGAATTAAGTGATTACATCTCATGAGAATTAGCTACAGTTATGACGTTCCCATAACtgagccttgtgtgtgtgtgtgtgggggggggggggggctagggtcATCCATATACATTACGGTAGGAAAATCCAACAAGGTAGGATAAATCGACAGAACACCGGGAATGGACGTATACCACCGATGACTTGCACCAACGATTGGCAAAAAACTAACCCAATTCGAAATAGACCTCTTGAAATCCGATTAATCAAATTGAGGCCAGATTAGGGCTAAAAGATCCATCCGAAACAGTATGCCGATTTATAAACGGATGAACGTTGGATTTCTGCTGTGTTCCTGACCTGTTATTTCAGCAGATGTATTCCATGGGCTGTCCCTCCGCCTGGTGGGCCTTACTGGTACTGCTCCTGTCAGGCATTCCAGGGGTGCACCTGGCCAAGTGCCCAAAGCAGTGTCTCTGCGACCAGATTCAACTCACTGTGTCCTGTGTCAACAAGAATCTGACCGAAGTGCCTCCCACAATAGATGAGGTATATCATGACGCATAACCACCATCATataacaaatgaatgaaacaaaatcTGGAATACATGCTGCAGTTGCCAAGCAATGTCACCCAAACTGAAACTCAAGAGACCAACCTTTAGAATTCAGccatctttttctgtctctgttggATTCCTGACTTTGACTTTGGTGATCTTTCCCCATCACCACCAGATCACGGTGAAGCTTGACCTGAGAGGGAATGAAATTCAGACGCTGCCCACAGGGGCGTTCAAGCACACCCCCTACCTGACGCACCTCACGCTGCAGCGCTGTAACGTCCGCACCGTGAAGGAGGGCGCCTTCCGCAGCCTGGGCCGCCTCGTCTTCCTCAACCTTGCAAACAACAACATTGAGATACTGTACCAGGtaagtcacagacacacatgctttcaggcCAGAGCATATTTAAGATACAAGGCTATCCTTAATACAGTCAAGATTTCCTTCTAGGTCAAATAACAAGAGAGATTGTCCATTTAGGCAAGTAATGGAATGGGTTCTCTAGTTTCCAAGGTTGCTTCGAGAACATGTGCCTTTCTCTAATCTTTTGATTTCTTTGCTCATTGCAGCTCTATTGATAAATaccatctgtctcctctcctttccaggaGTCCTTCGACGGCCTTACTTCTCTGAAGCAGCTCTTGATCGACCGTAACCGCGTGGAGGAGATCCAGCCAGGAGCCTTTTCTCAGCTGGGATTCCTTAACttgctctccctcacacacaaccagctGGTCTACATCCCCAACATGGCCTTCCAGGGCCTGCAGAACATCAAGTGGCTGCGTCTCACTCACAATTCCCTTAACTACCTTGCCACCGAGGCCTTCGCTGGCCTCTTCACTCTAACACGTCTCAGCTTAGACCACAACGAGCTGCAGTTCTTCCCCACTGAGACCATGACTAGGTATGAGATGAGTTTGACCACGTATTTGGCCAGATCATGACTAGATGACGTGGGGATTCTGCTCTCACAGATGTGAGGCCTGAGACAGAAGATAATTAGTATCGTTAGTCATCtcgtgtatttttttttaatcagggCCGTTTAACCATCTTCCTcatttatgtgtgtctgtctgtctctatttcAATTTCTCCTACCACGTCCCCCAACTTCCATAAACCCAGACTCCCAGAGGTCACTCGTCTGGACCTTGGCTACAACCCCATGACCtacctgggggaggagacagtGTCAATGGCCAAGGTCACCCACCTCTTCATGGACCATATGTCTCTTCAAGACCTGGCTAACACAGCTGTGTCCCTATCCCCCAACCTAGTACACCTGGATCTCAGCCACAACCAGCTACGTGTTTTGCAACCCTTCTCTgcaggtgggaccaggcagCTGGGGGAGAACTGTACACTCTCACAACACAATCCCTATCCTTACAACCCATCATATCTCCCATCACATCATATCAACTGTCATTCTACCCGACAGGTTCCCTTAAGCTGGCGCGTCTCAACCTGGCAGGAAACCCCATCTACTGTAACTGCTACCTGCGTCCCCTGAGGGAGTGGGCCCTGCGGGGCAAGGTCAAGCTGCTGGGGGCCTGCGGGGGCCCCGCCCACTTCTCTGGGGAGAGTCTGGAGGCCATCCACCCCTCTGAACTGCGCTGCCAGAGTCAGGAGGCGATGCTGAAGGCAGAGTTTGAGGAGCAGATGAGggtcaccccaccccccacccctgagCCAGACAACAAAGTCAAGTGTCCCGCCAATTGTGCCTGTGAGGTgagttgttagtgtgtgttgttACGGATGGTTATTAACCTTAACCCCTGTATTTCCACCCTTAGCCCCCTGACTCACTCATCCACCCATtcatactgtctctctctgccccctccctcacccccattCAAGGGTGATACCCACCATTCTTCCTGTGAGAACCGTGGCCACACAAAAGTGCCTCGCGGCTTCTCACCGGATACTCGACTCCTTGATCTCCGTGGCAACGACTTCCACTACATTCCTGGCAACAGTTTTCCCGGTGTCGCTGAGGTGGtgtccctccatctccaacGCTGCAAGATTGTGGAGGTGAATCAATGACCACCCTTTTGACCTTTATCATTCAGAATGCCTTTCGTTATGATTGTTAATGCATGTATGCATGCATATGCCTTTGTTAGTCACCCTGGAGAAAATGGCCATAGACTAAATGTCAGACCTGTAACCtgcagatggaggatggagccTTCAACGGGATGAAAGGGCTGGTCTACCTATACCTGTCTGAGAACGAGCTCACCTCCCTCAGCCCATCAGCCTTCAAGGGCCTGCCACAGCTCACCTACCTCCACCTGGAGAAGAACCGCTTCACCACCTTCCCCAAGGGGGCCTTCAAGCTGCTGCCCGGCCTGCTGGCCCTGCACCTTGAGCACAATTCCATCTCCAAGCTGGAGCCAGACATCTTAATTGGGGCAGAGAAGCTGAGGGGCCTCTACCTCACTTCCAACTCGATTAACAGTGTGGCCCCCCGGGCCCTGGACCAGGCCTCGGACCTGGACACGCTGCATCTGGGTGGGAACAAGCTGAATGAGGTCCCCACGGATGCCCTGGGAAAGACATTGACTCTCGGCGAGCTCCGTCTGTCAGGGAATCCGATCCGCTGGGTGGGGCCGCAAGCTTTCCAGCCACTGGCTAGGGTGCTGAAGGATCTTTATCTAGATAGCATGGGACTGGAGAAGGTGAGGGGaaatagaaagacagaaatCTTTGTTCTTCCtgatcttcctccctccctcacctcctcactgtctttcctcacttctcctccagatGTCTAAGGACTCCCTGGCGGGGTTGGGCCCAGGTCTGAGGAGTCTGTACCTGGAGGGGAACCAGTTGGAGGAGGTGCCTGACCTTAACAGTTTCACCAGCTTGGAGGTCATCAACCTGGCTGACAACCCTCTGCTGTGTGactgccccctgctgcccctgcgcatgtaagacacacacacacgttctcggTCTCTGCTTCCACCAACATCTCTATTTATCTTCCTCCTTACAAAGCCTTATACCCTCACATGCAGACATGAAAGTACTTGGgctacaaaaaaatatattgtgtCTAGGCTTCATAAAAAAcccactttgtctctctctaagATGGATAGAGAAGGTCAACCTGAAGGTGCGTGCCACCTGTGCCCATCCACCTGAGCTGCGGGGTCAGAGGGTCAAAGACGTCCATGTCTTCAAGGCCTGCCCAGGGGGTGAAAACCttgcctcctcccccaccctcgccCCTACAAAAACCTCCAAGACCCCCAAGTCCACCAAGTCTAAGCCAGCTCACCTTAACGCCCCTCGCCAGGTCAAAGTGGTCAAGACCAAATCCAAAGGCCGTAAGAGCCAGACGCCAAAACCTGCAGTGACCAAGAAGACCGCCAAAAGGAGCAAGATGGCCTGAGAATGAGTCtctcatatatacagtatgttaaaCCTGTCTATAGGATATACAGTGAGTAACAATTTCTTCAGTTATCCATTGTACAGTCCTCACAGATTACGGTTCCTTATAACTACGGTATATAGATCAGTGACTTCCAACTGAAGCATTTAGTGAGGATATTAAACAAGACTTCCCCACACAATGGATTGCACTTTTCTATCCTTGAAAGTGACCACATCTTACTTCTGTAAAGGGAGTTTCAAATCAGCATAGTATCAAATGTAGTGACACTATGTTGAGAACTTATGGCTAAAAGCTCATTCCTAACCACTAGTCTTCTCCCTAGTCCAGTAAACAGTGGTTTTAAGCATAAGCTATATCTAGTTATATGTACAGCTGCTGATAATACCAATCTATAGTTATGGTCTCTAAAGTCAAATGTCAACATACAGGATGGAGGCCAAGTATCATtctaatatacagtatgtttatcAAACCTCACATCTGCTACATATTTTATTCCACAATTGTACATATACACAACAGTAATAGAGTATGGAAACTAAACCTAGAATGTAAAACCAAGAAATAAACCATAACACAACATGAaaatgtgtgaatgagtgtcATTTACAATCCATGCGTAAGGAGCAACCATGTCCTGGTAGAAGTGTCTCAGACGTGTCTGAGCTTTTGAGTTCTCCAGATCTCGGTTTGTCTCACACCTTAAACTGACTGGCTGAGTTTGAGGTAGTCTGAGTACATCTGTTtacagaaaaatattaaagtcacTGTTTCTACTGATTATACATTATCACCGACGAGGTTTAACCGACAGAGCTTCCAGAAGTCCTGGCATCCTGGTCCAGGTTGCGAATGTTCAACACGTTATCATCAGTCCACAGTGCTAACTTCTCTGGAGTCACTGTTCCATGTGTTCCTCAGCAGCATCTTCCTGATGTTCGACCCGCTCCTGCTGGCTCTCCTGCTGGCTCTCCTGCTGGCTCTCCTGCTGGCTCTCCTGCTGGCTCTCCTGCTGGCTCTCCTGCTGgctctcctggtcctggggatcCTCTGTACTCTCCTCGTCCatgctctccttcctctgttcAGCCGcgttcttcttctccacctttcTCTGATATTTCTCTTTCTGCCCCTCGCTTAACTCCTcgtcccctctctgctcctccacttCTTGCTCTTGCTTGATGACAGTcagcgaggggggaggagcgATGGGTGTCTCCATCTCCAGTTCCTCCACCTTGACTTGCACTGCGATGACTGAAGAAAGAGGAGAcccgagagagaagggagaggagacacacagacaggaaagagagggatagctATGTGAGTTAAGTGGCTGGAGACCAAAAATATTCCTATACATATGGTATATGGATACAGTGAGTGTACATACTCTCCTGTCCCTCAGGCTCTGTcttgggctggaggagggcagtggcAGGGGGGCTGCTCTGGTCCAGGGGGGGCCCTGGCTGGGGGTGCTCAGGTTCTGTCTGCTGGCCAGGACGGGCTGGAGGGCGGTTCTTCGAGATCAGGTTGGCTAGTTTCTTCTTCACCATCTTCTTCTCTGAAACAAGAGTGTAGGTAGAGAGAGCATAGAGAAGTTGTGAGAATAATTCAGGTGTCTACAAGAAATGAAAGAAAGATGAGTTATTGGATGCGTGTAATTGCATGCAGAGTACTTACTCTTCTTTCCCATAAACTTGTGTCTTTTGGCACGTGGCTGAGTTTCAAGAGGATCTACAAGAATAGGACAAGACAGCACAACCTCTTTAAATATATTACAGTTGATAGCTTCCATATGTGTAAGAGTGTATGTGGTCAAGCTTGAGCCTGAGTGACTGAGTATGTATCTATAACCCCCTCCAGCTACCTGGTCCAATAGGAGGCTGCAGCTCATAGCTAATAATCTCACACCATCCTACAGGGTAGATGTCAGGTGACTGGAAGTCCACCCATTGGTCaaactcctcctcccagccGTCGAAGTGGATGAGAAGCAGGCGGCCCACGCAGCGCCTCACCGTGGCAACGCACACCAGGCGTGGCTCCATCAGGTCCACCGCCTCCATCTTCATGTTGGGAGAAAAGCCATGGCCTTGGCAGTCCTGGAGAAacagggtgcacacacacacacacacacacacacacacacatgcaaacatgtgCATAGACAAACGGTGAATAATTATTTCTATCATATATTTGTAAATGATTCTCATCATCATGTTGTGCGTAGTCTAGGAAGGAGATTTTTAGGCAGGCCTTTCGTACAACATTAAACAGGTGTCTAGGTGCAGCTCTGGCCCCAGTCTTCTCCAGATAGTTGACCCATGTCCATGTCCTCTGGTCATATCCTGGTgaacagagcaggagagggatgaACGACATGagcaatgagaaagagagagcctcTGTGAGTGGTTCTGCATGGCATGGCAGGGGTGTACTGTACCTGGTGGTAACGTGAGGGGGATGTTGTTTTTCTGGCAGAAGTCCATGGGCAATATGGCATGGGAGGAGGCGTGGTAGCAGAACCAATCTGAACCATCCCCCGATAGGTTCCCATCTATGCCAACCATGAGGAACCCATCCAACAGGACCTGAAAAGGAgcgagaggggacaggagagatggatggatataaaaatagatggagagagaggggagaaggaatggaaaaagagaaagaagcgTGGGGAAAAAGTACCAATTGATCCATGTTATTAACCAGCTACTTACTAGAATGACATATTAGGGTTGGAGAGGAAACAAACATGACCATgggtctccaggaacagggtttgGCACTTGTGTGTTCCAGTGAGCCCTAGTGATGGAGCCTCAGGACCAGTCTGTCTATACCTTCTGGATGGTGGCCACACAGATGTTGCCCAGGTTCAGAGGGTCGATGGCCTCCAGTTTCATTCCTACCTCGAAGAAACCTCcgtccatgtacacacacctggGCTGAGGGGGCACAGGAGGGGCAGGTTGTTGTTTGGTGGTTGTCATAGCAGTGTAATAAGGTTGTTATAGGGGTCAAATTACTTGTCATGATATTGTCAGGTAATATGGccaaaaaaacataaacacagTATAGCACAGCATATATACCCCACTGGATACTCATAACGCATGCAGGTTTTTCTCATTGTTCTATGTTCTGACCTTCTTGAAGAGCATGGGACTGCTGTCATAGTAGGCCTTACGGAGCACTGGATTGCCAACCTCTGTGACTGGGatcaagaagaaaaaaaaaacagatccATATAAACTCGGTAACAGACCCACAAATAACTGGGATCCCATTTACACGACCAATAAGATGATCTACCACTAGTGGGTCTGATCCTCACCTGTGCTCTTGATGGTGTGACCCACTTTGTAGGACCATCCCACTGGGTGCAGCAGAGGGCTCCACATGTGGCACCAGAACTCGGAGAGGGGCTCTGCAGGGTCCTCCTTCCCCCCGTCTTCGTAGACCAGCCTCAGGCGGCCccccaacacagagtcgatcaCCGCCAGCCGCGTCCGGCTCACCATGGTGCGGTCCACCACCTCCACGCGCATGCCCGCACGGAACGAGTACCTCAGACTTTCTGCCAACTAGAAGGAGACACTTCTGCTTTGCAAGGATAACCTAGACACTCTGCTGCTAGTTTGAAGCTACTGCCTCCATCCACATGTCCTGATATATCACCTAATATTGGGTGTGTCCAAAGCATATACCTTGAGGTAGAAATCCACAGGCAGAGTGTTGGCTCCTACCAGCCTCTTCATCAAATACTCTTTCCAGTCAGGAATGTTCTGCTGCAGCCCTAGATAACATTTAAACACACAGTTGGATGGATGTGagctacactgtgtgtgtgtctgtgtatttgcaTTTAGACTGTGTATGTGCATTTAGACATGTGGGTTATGTGCACACTCACCCTGTGGAGGTACCAGCAGCTTGCCCGTCATGGCACACCAGCCTATGGGATGCATGTCTCCAGATCCCAGGCTGCACCAGAAGTCATGCTTGCTGTCCTCCTCAAAGCCCTCATACCTCAACAGAGCCTTGTAACCTGCAGGGAACAAGGGGTGAAATGACGAGGGAATGGAATACAAATAAAGAGCTAGATTATGTAAACAGTGAGTATAGTTTTCTAGCACTACCGGAGAGTGCTAACCTGCCAGCTGAATGATGGTGGCAATCCAGTAGACCTTGCTGGGCAGAACCGCATTGGTATTCAGAACTTCCACCTTCAAACCCACGGAAATGTCATCCCACTGAACACACAGAGGCACCTGGGGGCAGGGACGGAGAAAGAAGCTTGAGGTAAGGCGGAGGAGCAGGGTAAGGCAGGGTGCGTGTGAAGGGACGAGGATAGGGGGGGGTCGTTGGGTTTGGGCTTGAGGTGTAGAGTGTGGTACGAACTACAGTCTAGGACTGTATGTGCTCACATGTCTGAAGCAGGACACAGAGGCAGCCAGGCAACCTTTCTTCTCCAAGTATGAACCCCAGTCAAAACCTGCAGGAGGAAGGCATAGACCacgagggtgtgagtgtggcaCTGCAGCGTGGGAATGAGCGTGTTTCAacatatgtgtgcatgtctcacCATCCTGTCCAGGTGGGGCAATGTCCTGAGGTCCTGCAGGTGTGGACCAGGGTGTCTTTATCAGCACTGTAGCCTTCTTAGTAGGAGGTTTTCCCTGGGAGACCAAGACTAGTCAACAGGCAGCATTCAGTGGTCTCTGACACAGTTATGGCCATATTCCATTTAACATTGTCACAGTTGCAGTCAGGCCTGTGCTTTTAAGGAATACCTCCACCTAAAGCTCTCCAGGCTCCCCATATAAGAGACAGAAGTCAATATGTTTGATTCAGTGCTATGTACATTTCCCTTCTTTTCATAATTAAAAAGCCTTTAGATAATATTTTTTTGgtcataaaaatataaaattgcAATAACAAAGTCTCACCTGTAGCCGAGCCAGGATGGATGTCTTCTTGGAGTTGGAGGAGTAGGAGCGTGAGCAGGAGACGTTGCAGAAACGCTTGGTCCTGGAGTAGAAGGTGCCTCTAATGCCGCTGAcgccacacatctcacacaccgcTGGGAAAAGACCAGGACCGAGTTATGCATGTCTTTAACTTGATCTGATCTGCTATTTCAATAAAGGTTTATATTCTGATCGTTCAGCTGCAACTATGTAATGACACAATCTGCCAACAGAGTTTCCTCAAAAAAACTTTACTATGTATCACTTCCTCttattccctctttctttctctacttCCTCACCTGGTTCATCGTCTCTAGCCGGGTTACCCACTTCTCCACCGGACTCatacatctcctcctcttcatcctcatcctcttcttcattatcatcctcctctccttctacaTCTTCAAAAGACACTGGAGCCCCTTCAAGCTGACGGGAGATGAGAAACAGTGAGACCCACACAAAGAAATATCACTTTCATCAAAGATTTGTTGAAGCTTCAATGTCATCCTTTTTTTCTCATTGAGGCATCATATTAAGTTGAATTGAAACACACTTAAGTTCAGTGTGTTGGGTTTTAACCCACCATGTCACATTCCCTTGGAATAACAGGGATGCCCTTCCTCTGGGACCTGGGGAGACAAGAGCTGcagcccccaccctcacacGTGGAGCAAGGGGGTCGGATGAACACAGTAGGGACTGCCCCTGGCTTCAGCTTTAGTGAGCCTTTAGCTGCCAGAGCCTTCAGAACGGGAAAGGGTTGCTTGGGCTCAAAGTACTCCTTCCCAAAGTGTTCGCTGCACAGATGAGAGGTGGGCGAGGCGACCCAGTTGCTACGGGTGCGCTGGACCTGCTTCTCCCATTTGCGGGCCTCTTCGGGGTCCTTGGGGAACCGGTAGAGAGTGACCCCATCCTCAGCTGTCCTACTGCAACCGTAGGCCACACAGTGGTATGGCATCTTCTCTCTTTTGAATGGTTTGTGTTCAATAGGAGTGGTGCTATAAATGTTCACTTGGCTTCCTCTTCAGTGTTGTGCGTTGCTGTCAATGCCTCACTTTGGGACACTTTAAACAAACGGAATATGATGCGCTTAAGTTAAAGGGAACTACTTTTATTATAAAAAGGAAATCATGCTGCTGGAATCTTATATAACATGATCTCTTGATACAGCAGGTAGACTTATAATGGGTGAACTAATATTGTACCTTCAAGAATACGGACATACGGACTACACAAGAAATCAAGCTAATACTGCTGTAAAACCTAGGAGTACTATACAAATAGGTTTCAAGGTACCAGTAGCTAACGTAGTCCATTTGTTGGCTgaagggctagctagctagcttgggtTCTGCTAACAGGCAGCTACATATTTCACTACAGTAAATCCAATTTAAACTGAAACGATTTCTAACATCTCATTTAAACTCCAAACTgaacaaaaaaactaacattATTGTTGTTAGTTAGCACATGAGCACCATGCCACCTACCCGCTTCTTCGTGTTTACTTCTTGTGAATGGAATCATGGGAGCTGTAGTTTGTGACCGTTTGAAGACGGTGCTGTAAAGTGGGGTCATACCATAAGCTCCTATAGTAGATGTGTACCAAGTTTTCATTATCAATCAATACATATTGAAAACAGAGCTTGTCAGCTTCGTTTCATTTTGCACTTTTTAACCAACTTATCAGATTTCTATTTGGGCTTAATGTGGATACATTGATGCATGTATAGCTATTCCTACAATCATCACAAAGGGGTGAACGATGAATGATAGATCCTGACCAATCCTCCTTAATGGGGTACTTGTGGTTGTAAGACTGAGCTGAACATGTATTTATGATCAAATGACCATGAGATCATTCTGTGCAGTTAATTGCAACATCTCAGGTTCAACAAAGTATACCTGTACCTCGAGGTACACTTAAAAATGGcacacattctccctctctttgcttTTCCCCCAGTTAATTTCCAAGCCAAAGGTGACTGCTAATCGTGCAAATAAGCTGCCATATTTTCAGTGGAATTTGTTTATACCTGTCAGAATGGATGGAGAAGGAAGTGGAAGAAAATGTAGAATAAAAGAGAACAGCCATTTTAAAGACAAAATATAGTTTCCACAATTGCCAGAAACAAATTCAGGACCAACAATGCTGTATAAACTGGTCATAGATCTctataaacacatttttatatatatggTAATATCGTATAAGGCATTGATAGAGTGAAGATAGAGTATATGTGGGTATTTAAATCAGTAGAAGCAACTGAGCTCCCATCAGATGTCAGAATGATGATCCAGATGTTGCTCTCATGAAAGCCACTCACAAAACACCATGTATCATACTGGGCGGTTAACACCTTAGGTATGGTTGGACCTGGGGAGAGTCTAATGCTCAATATCACTATCACAGTTGTGGACAGAAAAAATGGCTTATCCAGTAAGCTTTTGTTACTAAATGGATCACATATTTCAAAATTCTCTAATTGGCTTTTTTTACTAAATGGATCACATATTTCAAAATGTGCCCATTGTGTCAGTTACAATACTGTCACTGCATCATGCAACACAACAGATAATCAAAGACACAGATGTTAACCACCACTGCATCTCTTTAGAACAGAGTGGTAAAGATCACAATTGACATTATTACAAAGTATAAAGTTTGTTGATAGAACATCACATTGGCTCCTCCTCCAAACAGGGGATACCTAGTAagaatgaaacatacaggatGAGAAATATTTTAGTCGAAAAGCAGTGCATCTGGGCTTTGTTGTCTTTTAGACTTTTTCTGTAGGTACAGGCTACATTACAATATAACCTCATTTATGGTATTGACCATTGAGTCTAAACTTGCCATATATTATTTAAATAGTTAAATGAGTTAATCATGTAAGCCATGCAGTCTATTGACTTAACAATTAATTGCTGTGAAAGCCATATTAAGTAGAAATTGTGCTAACTTGCATTTCCATGACAAGGCACCATTATTTTATTAAAATCCTACCTCTACAAATAGGAAAATATGAAAGAATATTGGAAGACACCACTATTAACTTACAGTTAAGATgttaaatatcttaaatgtcCCACACTTTCATCAGTGAATGACTGCCTGTCAATTCATAATTTGCGTCTAATTTATTTTCTGGAAATGTGCACGATCTGTAGTGTCTGTCTCCAATAAGTTACATTTTCGTGAACTGTATCTTTTCGCATCCCCTCTTCGTCCGCGAGCAAAGGCTGGTACAGCCAAACAAGCCTATTACAAGACCCGACATTTATGTTCACCTATAcagctggttggttggttgaaATTAGTGGAGCAATCATGGAAGATAAGccaattttttttacatcaagAGTCAGTATGAGTTGAAAATGATCCGCTACGTGAGTCTTCCTCTCCACTTTCAccgacccccctcctcctccgctcgcAGAAATTTATAAAGAACAAAAAATCCTACTAGGGAGGGGGGTTGATACGCCGTAGCTGAAATCGAGAGGCGAACCCAGGAAAGAGGAGTATTTTCTACACGGGACTTTCCCCCCCTTAGTCCCCCAAAAGGAGGGGGAAAAGTCGCAATTGTGGAATCGAAAAGGAATACAATTTTAAAGACGTGAAAACGTCTGCAGTTGTGGATACCGTATATATTTTTAATTCGAAAAAATATGGCCGAGAACGTTCTGGACTCTGGCCCGCCTTCAGCCAAGAGGCCTAAACTATCCTCTCCGGCACTTTCCGTCTCCGCCAGCGATGGAAATGGTTAATATTATTTtctatttctttaaatgtgtatattattttttttcaatAACATTGCTTTATTATTTTATGTGACAGAGG includes:
- the chadlb gene encoding chondroadherin-like b isoform X2, with the translated sequence MYSMGCPSAWWALLVLLLSGIPGVHLAKCPKQCLCDQIQLTVSCVNKNLTEVPPTIDEITVKLDLRGNEIQTLPTGAFKHTPYLTHLTLQRCNVRTVKEGAFRSLGRLVFLNLANNNIEILYQESFDGLTSLKQLLIDRNRVEEIQPGAFSQLGFLNLLSLTHNQLVYIPNMAFQGLQNIKWLRLTHNSLNYLATEAFAGLFTLTRLSLDHNELQFFPTETMTRLPEVTHLFMDHMSLQDLANTAVSLSPNLVHLDLSHNQLRVLQPFSAGSLKLARLNLAGNPIYCNCYLRPLREWALRGKVKLLGACGGPAHFSGESLEAIHPSELRCQSQEAMLKAEFEEQMRVTPPPTPEPDNKVKCPANCACEGDTHHSSCENRGHTKVPRGFSPDTRLLDLRGNDFHYIPGNSFPGVAEVVSLHLQRCKIVEMEDGAFNGMKGLVYLYLSENELTSLSPSAFKGLPQLTYLHLEKNRFTTFPKGAFKLLPGLLALHLEHNSISKLEPDILIGAEKLRGLYLTSNSINSVAPRALDQASDLDTLHLGGNKLNEVPTDALGKTLTLGELRLSGNPIRWVGPQAFQPLARVLKDLYLDSMGLEKMSKDSLAGLGPGLRSLYLEGNQLEEVPDLNSFTSLEVINLADNPLLCDCPLLPLRIWIEKVNLKVRATCAHPPELRGQRVKDVHVFKACPGGENLASSPTLAPTKTSKTPKSTKSKPAHLNAPRQVKVVKTKSKGRKSQTPKPAVTKKTAKRSKMA
- the chadlb gene encoding chondroadherin-like b isoform X1 yields the protein MYSMGCPSAWWALLVLLLSGIPGVHLAKCPKQCLCDQIQLTVSCVNKNLTEVPPTIDEITVKLDLRGNEIQTLPTGAFKHTPYLTHLTLQRCNVRTVKEGAFRSLGRLVFLNLANNNIEILYQESFDGLTSLKQLLIDRNRVEEIQPGAFSQLGFLNLLSLTHNQLVYIPNMAFQGLQNIKWLRLTHNSLNYLATEAFAGLFTLTRLSLDHNELQFFPTETMTRLPEVTRLDLGYNPMTYLGEETVSMAKVTHLFMDHMSLQDLANTAVSLSPNLVHLDLSHNQLRVLQPFSAGSLKLARLNLAGNPIYCNCYLRPLREWALRGKVKLLGACGGPAHFSGESLEAIHPSELRCQSQEAMLKAEFEEQMRVTPPPTPEPDNKVKCPANCACEGDTHHSSCENRGHTKVPRGFSPDTRLLDLRGNDFHYIPGNSFPGVAEVVSLHLQRCKIVEMEDGAFNGMKGLVYLYLSENELTSLSPSAFKGLPQLTYLHLEKNRFTTFPKGAFKLLPGLLALHLEHNSISKLEPDILIGAEKLRGLYLTSNSINSVAPRALDQASDLDTLHLGGNKLNEVPTDALGKTLTLGELRLSGNPIRWVGPQAFQPLARVLKDLYLDSMGLEKMSKDSLAGLGPGLRSLYLEGNQLEEVPDLNSFTSLEVINLADNPLLCDCPLLPLRIWIEKVNLKVRATCAHPPELRGQRVKDVHVFKACPGGENLASSPTLAPTKTSKTPKSTKSKPAHLNAPRQVKVVKTKSKGRKSQTPKPAVTKKTAKRSKMA